DNA sequence from the Coregonus clupeaformis isolate EN_2021a chromosome 30, ASM2061545v1, whole genome shotgun sequence genome:
ATTAGTGATGAAGTGCATATCTCCCCCATTACCTCAGGCCTTAATAGTTCTTCATGGTCGGTAATCCAGCCTGGAGGAACAGGTTCAACCGGAGGGGCATgttcctctctgtctgtgtctgtcggaCTGATCCAGGAAATAGATGGAACAGTTGTTGCGGCTGCCTCCTTTGTCGGtcttttgacacacacacacacagtcatcccCCAGGGGAAGTCCCCTTCCCACTCAATCAAAGGCCTTGTTATGTGTAATCACACAATGTACAGTAGTCCCTAGGTCAGGACATCTTCCCCCATCCCCAGGTGTGTTGGAGAGGAATAAGTCAACCCATTCCCACTTGGCTAAGTTTGGATGTGTGGCTTCACGTGTAGATACAGGTATGTCTGTACTATTGTGTGTTCAGACTGAGTTGGCCCCCCCAGGTGTGTGACTGAGTGAGGATGAGGGTGTGTCTATAGATTGGTGTGTAAATGCGGATGAAGGTGTAGGGTGTGTCTGCATTTGTGCGATTAGTcctcaggtgtgtgtttgtggattAATATGCATGAAGGAGGGCAGCAGTCTTCTTAGCAAGTTCCTAGGGTTGAACAACTGTTGCGAGGAGCTCTGGGTTTGTGGTTGGGTTTGGACTGGATGTTGTGTGTGCTGTTCCTGGTGCTGCCTGTGCCTCCCACTCGACCTGTTCCCCCGACCTGATCGCCCTGAGGAAGTGAGGGGGTGATCCTGCCCCCGATCGACATGAGCAGGGCCAGCCTGAATCTGTACACTGCTGAGAAATTAAGAGTTCTGATAGCCAGCTGAATGAAATAGCACAGTGTAATATGATACTGTCTGTCCGTTTCAATAGACATTGTTCCCCTCTGAAACATGAACATATGCacacaaaaaaaagtataatacttGACTGTTTGCTTTGTGCTCTCACCTTACTAGAGGCCCAACACTCCCTCCACTCAGCCAGTGCATCAGACACTGATGAACCAGTATATACTGCTCCTGggtacacacagtgagggaacacAACGTTGAGAACATTCTGCAGCTAATGAAGATGACATGATGATTGTGGTGTATTTCACTGGAAGGGAACATTGTGACAAACTGAGCTCTTGATCTGGGGGTAGAAACTTGCCAGCAGAGAGGAGCCTTCAGCTGCCCTTTCCTTTTTTGAAGTGTTATATAACCTCAAGTTGTACTAGTATGTCATCAGGAACCATTATCACAACTTAATAAACGGGGGGGGGCCTAGAGACAAACTACTTTCAATGCAGCATCAAAATAAGTTTGTCTCCAGGCCTTCAGTTATCTATCCTAATGAATCACTTTCCTGGGGCAGGGTTTCTATCTATAGGAGTGCACATTTTAGTTTATATCCCagtactaacacacctgattcagctaatcatCAATATTCTGGGTAGTTGTGGACTGACCAGGTTCTGGACCATCATGACTCTGTGCCGTCTCAGGTCCTCCACGGCTGCTCTAACGTCAGGCCTGATGCCACGCACACACAGCTGCATCAGCCACAGCAGAGCTACAAACGTCCCAGACCGCCCCACACCTGCACTGAGAGAGAGCGATACAAACAGGATTGAAAAAAGGTATAATctgcactgagacacacacactttagAGATATCATCTCAACTGAGATTCATACAAACATATCTGCAAATGTTAAGGAACCAACACCAGCACAATGACTatgatttaaatgttttacaGTGACGCACACTGGCATTGAGCTATTTTCGCagttaataaacaaacaaaaaacagacaGTGCTGCACACTGTATACTTGCAAATTGAACATGTATTAACGTTTCTGTCACAGAAATATCAAGGCCAAAAAtcacacacaaaacaaaaatTGTGAGACAGTTTGCTAACTAGGTGAGTTGGGGTCAGGGGTGAGCGGTCAAACCTGCAGTGCACCACGGCAGGTCCCAGAAGTGGTAGTGTGTCCAGATGCTGCCGCACATGCTCGGTGaaggcacagagagaggagaggtcctTGGGTACACCCTGGTCTGGCCAGGCAGGGTAGTAGTAGTGCGTTACTGTCCTTTCTACGGGAAAACCGCgctgaaacacagacacacacactatcagCACAACCACACCACCAGAACAACCACACACACTATCTGTACCACACACAGACACGATTCATCTTGGAAATAGCCTAAATCTGTTGACCAGTGGCTGAGACTAATAGTCTTAAATCTGTTAACCAGTGGCTGAGACTAATAGTCTTTGTTACAATAACATAGGACAACTAGGATATGTCAGGACCTAGGCCTCACCTGTCGTAAGTGAATGGTGGTGATGAAATAATCTGGACCCCGTTTACGAGACACTGTGGTAACCTGGACCACTCCATACGACACCGTCCCTTGCGCCATTGGCCAGTACTCATCACACAGCACCTGGAGAAACATGGACAACACATGGTCTAACTAACAAACAGTATACAAACTACTACgtgcacagcaggaaatgtgaCACTATGACCAATTTTTGATAGATAGACCCACTCTGTGCAGCACCCACATCAACAGGGGCAAGAATATGCTTACGAAGACTCTTCCATAACTTCATGGGTGGCATTGAGAGCAATATAAAACCAGAAGAACTATGCAAGTCTATGGGTCAAACTTGATGCTGTGAATGTAGTCAACATGTTACCCATGAAGGTTTTATACATTTGAGAATTGTTCAGTGTCCCATCCCCATCAAATCCCTCACTCACCATGTATTTTTGTGTCAGGGCGGTCACCATGACGATGATCCTAACATTCTGCTCCCACACCATCCTCCAGAAGTCAGCCATGGTGCTGCGCAAAGGACCCTGGGTACAGATGAAGTCTCGCTCTGTACATCCACCCtgaggagcagacag
Encoded proteins:
- the LOC121545364 gene encoding receptor-type tyrosine-protein phosphatase V isoform X2, whose translation is MRVRVFTRAHLLQEFRLCCQSLAAKDNSGFRQTFEELNDVGKEYTTRAGELEANREKNRYPYILPYDHSRVRLSLLDSQLHSDYINASYVPVSTLCLSVAVCLTVYPFIKSAVCLSAPQGGCTERDFICTQGPLRSTMADFWRMVWEQNVRIIVMVTALTQKYMVLCDEYWPMAQGTVSYGVVQVTTVSRKRGPDYFITTIHLRQRGFPVERTVTHYYYPAWPDQGVPKDLSSLCAFTEHVRQHLDTLPLLGPAVVHCSAGVGRSGTFVALLWLMQLCVRGIRPDVRAAVEDLRRHRVMMVQNLEQYILVHQCLMHWLSGGSVGPLVSVQIQAGPAHVDRGQDHPLTSSGRSGRGNRSSGRHRQHQEQHTQHPVQTQPQTQSSSQQLFNPRNLLRRLLPSFMHINPQTHT
- the LOC121545364 gene encoding receptor-type tyrosine-protein phosphatase V isoform X3 codes for the protein MRVRVFTRAHLLQEFRLCCQSLAAKDNSGFRQTFEELNDVGKEYTTRAGELEANREKNRYPYILPYDHSRVRLSLLDSQLHSDYINASYVPGGCTERDFICTQGPLRSTMADFWRMVWEQNVRIIVMVTALTQKYMVLCDEYWPMAQGTVSYGVVQVTTVSRKRGPDYFITTIHLRQRGFPVERTVTHYYYPAWPDQGVPKDLSSLCAFTEHVRQHLDTLPLLGPAVVHCSAGVGRSGTFVALLWLMQLCVRGIRPDVRAAVEDLRRHRVMMVQNLEQYILVHQCLMHWLSGGSVGPLVSSVQIQAGPAHVDRGQDHPLTSSGRSGRGNRSSGRHRQHQEQHTQHPVQTQPQTQSSSQQLFNPRNLLRRLLPSFMHINPQTHT
- the LOC121545364 gene encoding receptor-type tyrosine-protein phosphatase V isoform X1; the encoded protein is MRVRVFTRAHLLQEFRLCCQSLAAKDNSGFRQTFEELNDVGKEYTTRAGELEANREKNRYPYILPYDHSRVRLSLLDSQLHSDYINASYVPVSTLCLSVAVCLTVYPFIKSAVCLSAPQGGCTERDFICTQGPLRSTMADFWRMVWEQNVRIIVMVTALTQKYMVLCDEYWPMAQGTVSYGVVQVTTVSRKRGPDYFITTIHLRQRGFPVERTVTHYYYPAWPDQGVPKDLSSLCAFTEHVRQHLDTLPLLGPAVVHCSAGVGRSGTFVALLWLMQLCVRGIRPDVRAAVEDLRRHRVMMVQNLEQYILVHQCLMHWLSGGSVGPLVSSVQIQAGPAHVDRGQDHPLTSSGRSGRGNRSSGRHRQHQEQHTQHPVQTQPQTQSSSQQLFNPRNLLRRLLPSFMHINPQTHT